GGTTGAGTCAACTATTACAGTTTTGGTTTAATAAATCCATTTCATTATGTGATATATGTCAAAACTAAATCCAATCCCTTTTAATTACATTTCATTCAGGAAAACACATTCCTAGTTCAGCTATATTTACAATGATAAATCACGTGGACAACCGAGAACAAATAAAGAGAGAACTGGAGACTTCACAAGGATCTTATCGTCTTATCGACGTCGACAACCTCTCCAACTTCGACCATAACAATCTTCCGATGGACGACTTAGCTCTGTTTTCCTCCTCCACATCACTTGACGAACCTAACCTCGTCGACACCATCCCAACTGTCTTAACCGCCGACACAACCACTCCATGCAATTCTCTTACAACCGCTTCAACCGCATTCGCATCCTTCTCACCACCGCTCACCCCCGCAACATAAAACGAACCAACCGCATTCTCACCTTGAGTACTCATCTCTGCTCTCGTTATCGACAAACCGTTTTCTCTCACAGTTCTCGTCACATCCGACAACAAACCCATCTTGTTCTTTGTCCGAACGTCAAGCTTGAACCCGCGTGAAGCGCGTCTCGATATCGCAGCTACCAAACAATGCCTTAGTCTCTCCCTTTGTCCTTCCGTTTCTAACGTGCACCCGTTCTTCTTCCTTATGAAATACTCTTGCTCCGCCGTTGAGCCCCTTGCTCCAGCGACGGCATGAAACACAACGAATTGTAACTCCTTTAACGCGCATACCGTGTCGAACAATAGTTTTGGTCTGTCTCTACACTTAACGCTCACCATTGAATAACCATTGCATGCTTCGATCGCTACGTGTATCCTCTCGCATCTTCCCCTCCACAACGCATCACACCTGTTACATATAATGTGGCATGTaactaaacaaaatattaatgtaacaatattttttttattacgcACCTGTCTCCACTGCAGCAGTCGCAGCCAAAGCAGTTCTCGTAGTCTCTCTCAGCGTACATTAGCTCGTGAAGACGTCGCTCAGTGTGGGCCCATCCGACCGGAGCTCCTTTAGCCTCGACCACACTCACGACGACACGAGACTCATCGCCGACTCTTTGATGGGCCTCCATGACTATATCAAGATGGTCCTTCACTTGGGCCTTTCTTATTGGGTCGATAATCGGCCCACCGTTGAACCCGTCTTCTAGATAAATCACCATAGCCGCTCGCTCGTGGTGGGTCCACGCAACAGCTGCAGTCACATGACATCCAATGTCGGAAAGTACGGCAGAGATCTCAGACAGTAGACCCGGTCTGTCAATTCCGGTTATCTCAAACGCCGTGTGCTCTGTTGACACGTGGCGCTGCTGCACTTCACGTTTTAGATTACTCTGCATCTCTTTTGTGATGCCTCCCTTTCTACTATAACATATTGCctgaattaaacaaaaattaattttagaaaaaagtttaaattgctcaaaaaaaaagtttaaattatgattaaaaattattatttaacctGCTGAATGTATAGAATCAGGCTTCGGTCTGTGAGCTTGTTCCCGAGTTGGTCCGTCACGTGAAAGACTAACAAAGAGAAATATTTCAGATGTTATGTCAAATAGC
The window above is part of the Brassica napus cultivar Da-Ae chromosome C3, Da-Ae, whole genome shotgun sequence genome. Proteins encoded here:
- the LOC106346628 gene encoding ACT domain-containing protein ACR1 isoform X2; translation: MVQVLADLDLVISKSYISSDGDWFMDVFHVTDQLGNKLTDRSLILYIQQAICYSRKGGITKEMQSNLKREVQQRHVSTEHTAFEITGIDRPGLLSEISAVLSDIGCHVTAAVAWTHHERAAMVIYLEDGFNGGPIIDPIRKAQVKDHLDIVMEAHQRVGDESRVVVSVVEAKGAPVGWAHTERRLHELMYAERDYENCFGCDCCSGDRCDALWRGRCERIHVAIEACNGYSMVSVKCRDRPKLLFDTVCALKELQFVVFHAVAGARGSTAEQEYFIRKKNGCTLETEGQRERLRHCLVAAISRRASRGFKLDVRTKNKMGLLSDVTRTVRENGLSITRAEMSTQGENAVGSFYVAGVSGGEKDANAVEAVVRELHGVVVSAVKTVGMVSTRLGSSSDVEEENRAKSSIGRLLWSKLERLSTSIRR
- the LOC106346628 gene encoding ACT domain-containing protein ACR1 isoform X1; this translates as MMEVAYQPRIDSEIESLVERINPPSVCVDNDSDPNCTLVKVDSANKYGILLDMVQVLADLDLVISKSYISSDGDWFMDVFHVTDQLGNKLTDRSLILYIQQAICYSRKGGITKEMQSNLKREVQQRHVSTEHTAFEITGIDRPGLLSEISAVLSDIGCHVTAAVAWTHHERAAMVIYLEDGFNGGPIIDPIRKAQVKDHLDIVMEAHQRVGDESRVVVSVVEAKGAPVGWAHTERRLHELMYAERDYENCFGCDCCSGDRCDALWRGRCERIHVAIEACNGYSMVSVKCRDRPKLLFDTVCALKELQFVVFHAVAGARGSTAEQEYFIRKKNGCTLETEGQRERLRHCLVAAISRRASRGFKLDVRTKNKMGLLSDVTRTVRENGLSITRAEMSTQGENAVGSFYVAGVSGGEKDANAVEAVVRELHGVVVSAVKTVGMVSTRLGSSSDVEEENRAKSSIGRLLWSKLERLSTSIRR